The Arthrobacter sp. FB24 nucleotide sequence GCGGTTCTGCGGAATGTGACCTACCGGCGGCTGTTCGCCGCCCAGATCGTGGCCCTGGTCGGCACCGGCCTGCTCACGGTGGCTCTCGGGCTGCTGGCCTATGACCTGGCCGGCTCGAACGCCGGGGCGGTCCTGGGCACGGCCCTGACGATCAAGATGCTGGCCTACGTGGGTCTGGCCCCGGTGATCAACGCGCTGGTGGCGCGGCTGCCGAAGAAGCCGGTGCTGATCGGGGCGGACCTGATCCGTGCGGCGATGGCACTGTGCCTGCCCTTCATCACCGACACCTGGCAGATCTACGTCGTGATCTTCCTGCTGCAGTCCGCCTCCGCGACCTTCACCCCGGCCTTCCAGTCACTGATCCCCACCATCTTGAAGGACGAGCGGGACTACACGCGCGCATTGTCCCTCTCCAGGCTGGCCTACGACATGGAAGCCCTGGTCAGCCCGGCCCTTGCGGCCCTGCTGCTGACGCTGATCAGCTACAACAACCTGTTCATCGGCACCGTTGCCGGCTTCCTGTTCTCGGCCTTCATGGTCACCATCACGGTCCTGCCCCGGATTTCCGCCCCGGCGGGGCCGCAGACGTCCCTGTGGCACCGGACCACACTGGGCACACGGATCTTCTGGCGCAACCGGCGCCTGCGGTCCCTGCTGGCCCTGAACCTCGTGGTAGCAGCCCCGACCGCACTGGTGCTCGTCAACAC carries:
- a CDS encoding MFS transporter, whose protein sequence is MLAVLRNVTYRRLFAAQIVALVGTGLLTVALGLLAYDLAGSNAGAVLGTALTIKMLAYVGLAPVINALVARLPKKPVLIGADLIRAAMALCLPFITDTWQIYVVIFLLQSASATFTPAFQSLIPTILKDERDYTRALSLSRLAYDMEALVSPALAALLLTLISYNNLFIGTVAGFLFSAFMVTITVLPRISAPAGPQTSLWHRTTLGTRIFWRNRRLRSLLALNLVVAAPTALVLVNTVVYVRDVLHRPDTDLALALACFGVGSMIVALSAPRVLDRFGDRAVMLTGAALIPAVLAGAALLTFLGVGGAGWWLLLGLWFLLGATNSTILTPSSRLLRDASTEETRPYVFTAQFSLSHACYILTYPLAGWIGAMAGLGWAALALTIIAMIGSAGAFLSWPRHTAAASQEPATEEQTVEQPA